The Nitrospira sp. genome contains a region encoding:
- a CDS encoding c-type cytochrome, whose translation MGNIFKKLVIGVVVGGALVAVAHSQELPSSFQVLFFVVSMTGAILFMLLDAQPVKTMNGGKSLFAVIVFWIFLVTVCVAGASLLPQFDPEDEKAKIGKLLDREKKGSAQGKAEELIARAKALDAQVKALEERLKSLGQGVAATPTPPAGDAKPAAAGAASGASGDVMKVGEEQWQLQECYNCHKLRGEGGKKRGPELDNIGTLLTVEEIQQKIADPKSFMAEGYEKEWQKGIMPNKFKDLMDPKEMLALATWLGTFKNTAINTPKPIKKN comes from the coding sequence ATGGGCAACATATTCAAAAAGCTTGTGATAGGCGTGGTGGTCGGTGGCGCCCTGGTTGCTGTCGCGCACTCGCAGGAGTTGCCGTCCTCCTTTCAGGTGCTGTTCTTCGTCGTCTCGATGACCGGGGCGATCCTCTTCATGCTGCTTGACGCGCAGCCCGTCAAGACGATGAACGGTGGGAAGTCCCTCTTTGCCGTCATTGTATTCTGGATCTTTTTGGTGACGGTCTGTGTGGCTGGTGCGTCGCTCCTGCCTCAATTCGATCCCGAAGACGAAAAGGCCAAGATCGGGAAGCTGTTAGACCGGGAGAAAAAAGGGTCCGCGCAGGGGAAGGCCGAGGAACTGATCGCGCGCGCCAAGGCGCTTGATGCACAGGTCAAAGCTCTGGAGGAGCGGCTCAAATCGTTGGGTCAGGGTGTGGCCGCGACGCCAACGCCTCCGGCCGGAGATGCGAAGCCCGCAGCCGCCGGCGCGGCGTCCGGCGCTTCCGGCGATGTGATGAAGGTCGGAGAGGAGCAGTGGCAACTCCAGGAATGTTACAACTGCCACAAACTCAGGGGGGAAGGTGGAAAGAAGCGCGGTCCTGAGTTGGACAATATCGGCACGTTGCTGACAGTCGAGGAGATTCAACAGAAGATTGCCGACCCTAAGAGCTTTATGGCTGAAGGGTATGAGAAGGAATGGCAGAAGGGCATCATGCCCAATAAGTTTAAAGACCTCATGGACCCAAAAGAAATGCTGGCGCTGGCGACCTGGTTGGGTACCTTCAAAAATACCGCGATCAACACCCCGAAGCCTATCAAGAAGAACTAA
- a CDS encoding cytochrome ubiquinol oxidase subunit I encodes MKKLSSSLLALVVLLGLSALGAPIVNAQEVAASAVEFPYTGNRTAVWIVAQLHILFAAFILGAPIFVVIAEWLGYRKQDPRYDRLAREITKVTVILFSMTAVTGGLFIFVLLAAYPQFTTSFINQFYMVFAVLYPALFIAETILMYAYLYTWDVWKGEKKGRHIALGVLLNLVCLLILFVINGPTSFMNTPPKAEGVSPQDFIAAATLWDKIANQSWFPLSLHRIDGNVAFGGFIAGLIAAYMYMSAKTQEERAYYDWMGFAAIWIAVGGSLLQPFTGLLLAYEMCDYDFSFCPYMMADQLSMFFEMQGVMIGLLFLGINYYSWLSVKRIEGAENVRITILAPIVLIVLLPVTMWVMNNYWIPDPMSLAFLLPLTLSPFLLGRFVPKTVSARTVIKIGFIIMLISDAVWLTPAGFVATGTDMPDEMKLPEGWDYLSSMPAKLSAIIVLVFVTVVNYVLYNRTIKQGTILWGKIDFASQFVLIFLAFTSTWIMGLMGAVRSLLKKYFHTYSLVSDLSAESFTPTLSYSAGWITAIAVVFIAIVSLAALVALRPSVAKVREPERSPVPVGAK; translated from the coding sequence GTGAAAAAACTATCGAGCAGTCTCTTGGCTCTCGTTGTGTTGCTTGGGCTGTCTGCGTTAGGTGCACCAATCGTCAACGCTCAGGAAGTTGCAGCGTCTGCGGTAGAGTTCCCGTACACGGGCAATCGAACGGCGGTATGGATCGTCGCACAACTCCATATCCTATTTGCCGCGTTTATCCTTGGCGCGCCAATCTTCGTCGTCATCGCGGAGTGGCTGGGGTATCGGAAGCAAGACCCCCGCTATGACCGTCTGGCCAGGGAGATCACCAAGGTCACGGTCATTCTCTTCAGCATGACGGCTGTGACCGGCGGTCTATTTATCTTCGTCCTGCTCGCAGCGTATCCTCAATTCACGACCTCGTTCATCAATCAGTTCTATATGGTCTTCGCAGTGCTGTATCCGGCCCTGTTTATCGCCGAGACCATCTTGATGTATGCCTACCTGTACACCTGGGATGTCTGGAAAGGCGAGAAGAAAGGGCGACATATCGCCCTTGGCGTGCTCCTGAACCTCGTGTGTCTGCTCATCCTGTTTGTCATCAACGGTCCAACGTCGTTCATGAATACCCCGCCGAAGGCGGAAGGAGTCTCGCCGCAGGATTTCATCGCCGCGGCGACCTTATGGGATAAGATCGCCAACCAAAGTTGGTTCCCTCTGAGTCTCCATCGGATCGACGGGAATGTCGCGTTCGGTGGATTCATTGCCGGGTTGATCGCCGCCTATATGTATATGAGTGCGAAGACGCAGGAGGAGAGAGCCTACTACGATTGGATGGGATTTGCCGCCATCTGGATTGCGGTGGGGGGATCGCTCTTGCAGCCGTTTACGGGACTCTTGTTGGCGTATGAAATGTGTGACTACGATTTTTCGTTCTGTCCGTACATGATGGCCGATCAGCTCTCCATGTTTTTTGAAATGCAGGGCGTCATGATCGGGCTCCTATTCCTGGGCATCAATTATTATAGTTGGCTCAGCGTCAAACGAATTGAAGGAGCGGAAAACGTCCGAATCACCATTCTGGCTCCCATCGTCTTGATCGTGTTGCTCCCTGTCACAATGTGGGTGATGAACAATTATTGGATTCCCGATCCGATGTCGTTGGCATTCCTCCTGCCGCTGACGTTGTCGCCATTCCTCTTAGGCCGGTTCGTTCCCAAGACCGTCTCCGCGCGGACCGTCATCAAGATCGGCTTTATCATCATGCTCATCAGCGATGCGGTGTGGCTCACTCCGGCCGGGTTCGTGGCGACCGGCACGGATATGCCCGATGAGATGAAACTCCCGGAAGGGTGGGACTATTTGTCGTCGATGCCGGCCAAGCTTTCCGCGATCATCGTGTTGGTCTTTGTGACGGTCGTCAACTATGTGTTGTATAACCGAACGATCAAACAAGGCACGATTCTCTGGGGGAAGATCGATTTCGCATCGCAATTTGTGCTGATTTTTTTGGCATTCACCTCCACGTGGATCATGGGGTTGATGGGCGCGGTGCGGTCGTTGCTCAAGAAATATTTCCACACCTATAGCCTGGTGTCGGACCTCAGCGCGGAATCGTTTACCCCAACACTGTCGTATTCCGCCGGATGGATTACGGCGATTGCCGTGGTGTTTATCGCGATCGTGAGTCTGGCTGCGCTCGTGGCTCTTCGACCCTCCGTGGCAAAGGTGCGGGAGCCTGAGAGGAGTCCTGTTCCTGTCGGGGCGAAGTAA
- a CDS encoding ubiquinol-cytochrome c reductase iron-sulfur subunit: MLQPKLKSKVRCTDLDIGEVTKVVLDPLSHEISHIVVSMNGSGERQVAMGHVQAVTEDLVQLRAPSRDILALPPFKREDYVTTHEVEISHLEDNIHVTPGEVLVPLPDLEKNVKRRTFFMNFTHVIGFLIGLPIAFPILRFLMKPMYADFDNGWLNVGNVSKIKQDDVGTQFKYKKKVKEVYMPEYEVEKNVWILRATPELLDKVYQGKDAEFRDAKGKPIWTNKKDIPYLAFSGKCPHLGCGFKWRQHKTLGQVFLCPCHLSIYDAAGKVLDGPAPRSLDALPLKVSAGGDVEIIDMEFKAGTKSQVRIV, from the coding sequence ATGCTGCAACCGAAGCTGAAATCCAAGGTCCGGTGCACCGACCTCGACATCGGCGAAGTCACGAAAGTCGTGCTCGATCCGCTCTCGCACGAGATCAGTCACATCGTGGTGTCCATGAACGGCAGCGGCGAGCGACAGGTCGCGATGGGACACGTGCAGGCTGTCACCGAAGACCTCGTCCAGTTGCGCGCGCCCTCACGGGATATTCTGGCGTTGCCGCCGTTCAAACGGGAAGACTATGTCACCACCCATGAAGTGGAGATCTCGCATCTCGAAGACAACATCCATGTGACGCCGGGCGAGGTCCTGGTTCCTCTCCCTGATCTGGAAAAGAACGTCAAGCGCCGCACGTTTTTCATGAATTTCACGCATGTCATCGGGTTCTTGATCGGCCTCCCGATCGCCTTCCCCATTCTGCGTTTTCTCATGAAGCCGATGTACGCGGACTTCGACAATGGATGGCTGAATGTGGGGAACGTGAGCAAGATCAAGCAGGACGACGTCGGCACCCAGTTTAAGTATAAGAAAAAAGTGAAAGAAGTGTACATGCCGGAGTATGAAGTCGAGAAGAACGTGTGGATTCTCCGAGCGACTCCGGAACTTCTCGATAAAGTGTACCAAGGGAAGGACGCTGAATTTCGCGATGCAAAGGGAAAGCCCATTTGGACGAACAAGAAGGATATTCCGTACCTGGCGTTCTCCGGCAAGTGTCCGCATTTAGGCTGCGGGTTCAAATGGCGGCAGCACAAAACGCTCGGGCAAGTGTTTCTGTGCCCGTGTCACTTGAGCATCTATGATGCCGCAGGAAAAGTGCTCGACGGTCCCGCTCCACGCTCTCTGGACGCATTACCCCTCAAAGTCTCTGCGGGGGGAGACGTGGAGATTATCGATATGGAGTTCAAGGCTGGTACGAAGTCGCAAGTCAGGATAGTGTGA
- a CDS encoding cytochrome bc complex cytochrome b subunit has translation MDIKHSSPATIPDQQPSATEKLVAFLDERLGLKEMQAKMLNEPIPGGSRWAYVFGSILLFIFAMQALTGILLMFYYVPTADHAYDSTQYIIHDVDYGWFLLSYHFWGSSAMVVCVFAHMSQVFLWGAYKKPRELLWLVGLALFGIVIGFGFTGYLLPWDQRAFWATLVGVEILDKTPLIGDFMARFLKGGATPGQMTLSRFFVIHVMILPAALMALAGLHLFLFRVAAPAGPFSGTPEEIKAKTDYFFPRQIWKDIVGMAFVFAGICALALWEPVVLLDHATPDPGDYHPEPEWYFLFYFQLLRLKLFAGQFGQFMGAVALPVVFMGLLIALPFFDKDPERNIFKRPIALISWIAIMVVIALFTVAAVINREFLD, from the coding sequence ATGGACATCAAGCATTCGTCTCCCGCAACAATCCCCGATCAACAGCCAAGCGCGACTGAAAAGCTCGTCGCTTTTCTCGACGAACGTCTTGGGCTCAAGGAGATGCAGGCCAAGATGCTCAACGAGCCGATTCCCGGCGGCTCTCGTTGGGCCTACGTATTCGGATCCATCCTGTTGTTCATCTTTGCCATGCAGGCGCTGACGGGCATCCTGCTCATGTTCTATTATGTGCCGACCGCCGATCACGCCTATGACAGTACCCAATACATTATCCACGATGTCGATTACGGATGGTTTCTACTGAGCTACCATTTCTGGGGATCCAGTGCGATGGTCGTCTGTGTGTTCGCGCACATGTCCCAGGTATTTCTCTGGGGCGCGTATAAGAAGCCGAGAGAATTGCTGTGGCTTGTGGGGCTCGCCTTGTTCGGGATCGTGATCGGCTTCGGTTTTACAGGCTATCTGTTGCCCTGGGACCAGCGGGCATTTTGGGCGACGCTCGTGGGTGTCGAGATTTTGGATAAGACGCCGCTCATCGGCGATTTTATGGCCCGGTTTCTGAAGGGTGGAGCAACCCCGGGTCAGATGACATTGAGCCGATTCTTCGTGATTCACGTGATGATCCTTCCGGCGGCGCTCATGGCTCTCGCCGGACTGCACCTCTTTTTGTTTCGTGTGGCCGCTCCAGCGGGACCCTTTAGCGGGACGCCTGAGGAGATCAAGGCCAAAACCGACTATTTCTTTCCTCGTCAGATTTGGAAAGACATTGTCGGGATGGCATTCGTCTTCGCCGGAATCTGCGCCTTAGCCCTTTGGGAGCCGGTTGTCTTGTTGGACCATGCCACGCCGGACCCCGGGGACTACCACCCTGAGCCCGAATGGTATTTCCTTTTCTACTTCCAACTGCTGAGGCTCAAGTTGTTTGCCGGCCAGTTTGGTCAATTCATGGGCGCCGTCGCCTTGCCGGTCGTGTTCATGGGGTTACTGATTGCGCTTCCGTTTTTCGACAAAGATCCCGAACGGAATATTTTCAAGCGCCCGATCGCCTTAATCAGCTGGATTGCGATCATGGTGGTCATCGCCT
- a CDS encoding c-type cytochrome: MAMKLGSFRVAMVMSMGLLIGCSGGEEGAEGPIVPPPPAPAEYADKHMPSDWWGDAQKLEEGRKLFIGEANPDVNCASCHGKDGKPVKAGATDFRRLERMKLYSDSVWFWRIAEGVPNTKMKGWKSKLSDEDRWKLVLYERNFALPGKVWNEEKKQWVDAGTK, from the coding sequence ATGGCAATGAAATTGGGTTCGTTTCGTGTTGCGATGGTGATGAGTATGGGGTTACTCATCGGTTGCAGTGGTGGTGAAGAAGGCGCAGAGGGTCCGATTGTGCCACCACCTCCGGCTCCGGCTGAATATGCCGATAAGCATATGCCGTCCGACTGGTGGGGAGATGCTCAAAAGCTGGAAGAGGGGCGAAAACTCTTCATCGGGGAGGCAAATCCGGACGTCAATTGTGCCAGCTGTCATGGGAAGGATGGAAAACCGGTAAAGGCGGGTGCCACAGATTTCCGCAGACTCGAGCGCATGAAGCTCTATTCGGACTCTGTGTGGTTTTGGCGTATTGCTGAGGGAGTGCCGAACACCAAGATGAAAGGCTGGAAGAGCAAGCTTTCGGATGAAGACCGGTGGAAGCTCGTGCTCTATGAGCGGAACTTTGCGCTGCCGGGGAAGGTCTGGAACGAAGAGAAGAAACAGTGGGTCGATGCCGGCACGAAATAG